From one Cynocephalus volans isolate mCynVol1 chromosome X, mCynVol1.pri, whole genome shotgun sequence genomic stretch:
- the LOC134366726 gene encoding probable ATP-dependent RNA helicase DDX53 produces MSRVPDWKRAERSPGAPGASCDDRGGRGSSWNGPSRGLGPRAAGSHEPPLCFRLENHLVGSVIGRGGSKIKDLQRSTNTKIQIKKGDCEAVVKIFGSKDMKAKAKAAIDTLIKRQERYRSESDVDNAASQPPVGRDVSTVNVVREAPPLMDLDRIKAEAVAWEKRKWADLPPIKKDFYTESKATSSMSKEQVDKWRKENYNVMCDDLKDGEKRPIPNPACEFEDAFRPYTELMKSITRAGFQKPTPIQAQAWPIALKGVDLIGVAQTGTGKTLSYLMPGFIHLDGQPISREQRNGPGMLVLTPTRELALQVEAECSKYSYKGLKSICIHGGRNREGQIQGITKSVDIIIATPGRLNDLQMNKFVDLRSITYLVLDEADKMLHLGLEHQIKKILLDVRPDRQTVMTSATWPDSVRRLAQSYLKEPMIVYVGTLDLVAVNTVKQNIIVTTEAEKRALIQEFLENMSPKDKVIVFVNRKLVVDDLSSDFGIQGLPVQSLHGDRELCDREEALEDFKSGKVKILITTDLVSRGLDVNDITHVYNYDFPQNIEEYIHRVGRTGRAGKTGTSISLITQDNSKIANELIQILKRANQSVPEDLVAMAKRYNFHKQKKGTQ; encoded by the coding sequence ATGTCCCGGGTCCCGGACTGGAAGAGGGCAGAGCGTAGTCCAGGAGCTCCTGGGGCCAGCTGCGATgacagaggtggcagaggcagcagttGGAATGGCCCCTCACGCGGTTTGGGTCCTAGAGCCGCAGGCTCCCATGAACCACCACTCTGCTTTAGACTGGAGAACCACCTGGTTGGCTCAGTCATTGGTCGTGGtgggtcaaaaataaaagacctacagCGTTCGACAAAcactaaaatacagataaaaaagggGGATTGCGAAGCAGTAGTGAAAATTTTTGGCAGCAAAGATATGAAAGCAAAGGCCAAGGCAGCTATAGATACTcttattaaaagacaagaaaggtaCCGTTCAGAATCGGATGTGGATAATGCTGCGTCCCAACCTCCTGTTGGGAGAGACGTAAGCACAGTTAACGTTGTCAGAGAAGCTCCGCCATTGATGGATTTGGATCGTATTAAGGCAGAAGCCGTGgcgtgggaaaaaagaaagtgggcagATTTACCACCAATTAAGAAAGACTTTTACACAGAATCCAAAGCTACAAGCTCCATGTCTAAAGAACAGGTAGacaagtggaggaaagaaaattacaacgtAATGTGTGATGACTTGAAAGATGGTGAGAAGCGTCCCATCCCTAATCCAGCTTGTGAATTTGAGGACGCTTTCCGTCCGTACACAGAACTTATGAAAAGCATAACAAGGGCGGGTTTTCAAAAACCAACACCAATTCAGGCACAGGCATGGCCCATTGCCTTAAAAGGAGTAGATCTTATAGGAGTTGCCCAAACTGGCACAGGCAAAACATTGTCCTACTTAATGCCTGGGTTTATTCATCTTGATGGTCAACCGATATCTAGAGAACAAAGGAATGGACCTGGCATGCTAGTCCTCACTCCCACCAGAGAATTAGCTCTTCAGGTGGAAGCTGAATgttctaaatattcatataaaggtcTGAAAAGTATTTGTATACATGGTGGTAGAAATAGAGAAGGACAAATTCAAGGCATTACCAAAAGTGTAGATATCATTATTGCAACTCCTGGAAGACTGAATGACCTGCAAATGAATAAGTTTGTTGACCTACGAAGCATAACCTACTTGGTCTTAGATGAGGCAGATAAAATGCTACATCTGGGGCTTGAGCAccagattaagaaaattttgttagatgtgCGCCCAGATCGGCAGACTGTTATGACAAGTGCAACTTGGCCAGATTCTGTCCGTAGACTTGCACAGTCTTATTTGAAAGAGCCTATGATTGTTTATGTTGGCACTCTGGATCTAGTTGCTGTAAACACAGTGAAGCAAAATATAATCGttaccacagaagcagaaaaacgaGCTCTTATCCAAGAATTCCTAGAGAATATGtcaccaaaagacaaagtcatagtGTTTGTCAACCGAAAACTTGTTGTTGATGACTTATCAAgtgattttggtatccaaggcCTCCCTGTGCAATCACTACATGGTGACAGAGAGCTATGTGATCGAGAGGAAGCATTAGAAgactttaaaagtggaaaagtgaAGATATTGATTACAACTGATTTAGTATCCCGAGGACTTGATGTTAACGATATCACACacgtatataattatgatttcccACAAAACATTGAAGAATATATCCACAGAGTAGGACGTACTGGACGAGCAGGAAAGACTGGAACGTCAATTTCCCTTATCACTCAAGATAATTCAAAGATTGCCAATGAATTGattcaaattctgaaaagagCAAATCAGAGTGTCCCAGAAGATCTTGTAGCGATGGCCAAGCGATACAACttccataaacaaaaaaaggggacacag